The following are encoded together in the Mesoterricola sediminis genome:
- the leuD gene encoding 3-isopropylmalate dehydratase small subunit, translating to MEPLIRLTGIAAPLPAANVDTDVIMPKQFLKGIDREGLRDGVFHFLRFAGDGSPRPDFILNRGPWRGASILVTGPNFGCGSSREHAVWGLRQLGIRAILGTTFGGIFFDNCLNNGILALGLPPDDLAVLLRLAEDPAHNRLTIDLPAQTLLGDDGTCVAFALDARRKEALLRGHDAIAATLEEANAIQSFEKAHHQANPWLA from the coding sequence ATGGAACCCCTCATCCGCCTCACCGGCATCGCCGCCCCCCTTCCCGCGGCCAACGTCGACACCGACGTCATCATGCCCAAGCAGTTCCTCAAGGGCATCGACCGGGAGGGCCTCCGCGACGGCGTCTTCCACTTCCTACGCTTCGCCGGGGACGGCTCGCCCCGGCCCGACTTCATCCTCAATCGCGGACCCTGGCGCGGGGCCAGCATCCTCGTGACGGGGCCCAACTTCGGATGCGGCTCCAGCCGCGAGCACGCCGTATGGGGGCTCCGCCAGCTGGGGATCCGCGCCATCCTGGGCACGACGTTCGGCGGCATCTTCTTCGACAACTGCCTGAACAACGGCATCCTCGCCCTCGGCCTGCCCCCGGACGACCTCGCCGTCCTCCTGCGCCTGGCGGAGGACCCCGCCCACAACCGCCTGACCATCGACCTCCCCGCCCAGACCCTCCTCGGGGACGATGGAACCTGCGTCGCATTCGCGCTGGACGCCCGGAGGAAGGAGGCCCTCCTCCGGGGCCACGACGCGATTGCGGCTACACTTGAAGAAGCCAACGCCATCCAGTCCTTCGAGAAGGCCCATCACCAGGCGAATCCCTGGTTGGCCTGA
- the leuC gene encoding 3-isopropylmalate dehydratase large subunit, producing the protein MTPRTLYDKLVDSHTVRALDDDGLVLLYVDRTVLNEYTSPQAFSGLREAGRKVWSPSSALMVVDHVNPTAPARVPEMADAGAALQTSYFARNAADFGIELFDQMSPDQGIEHVVMAEQGRVLPGMVVAAGDSHTTTYGALGALGYGIGTSDIEHYLATQTLPYRRLRTLRIVLDGVPGPGVTPKDIIMGVVRAIGADGATGAAVEFQGPAVEAMSVEGRMTLCNMIVEAGARGALVAPDAQVLDYLRGRPGAPTGALWEAAAEAWLGLRSDPDAPFDREARLDVSTLVPLVTWGTSPDQAEAVDGAVPDPATEPDPVKRRGMERALAYMGLAPGTPLAAIPVSHAFIGSCTNARIEDLRSAAQVLRGRRVAPGVQAIVVPGSTRVRAQAEAEGLADIFRAAGFSWRQSGCSMCLAMNDDVLGPGDRCASSTNRNFEGRQGPGARTHLMSPAMVAAAAVAGRICDVRALEA; encoded by the coding sequence ATGACCCCCAGGACCCTCTACGACAAGCTCGTCGATTCGCACACGGTGCGCGCTCTCGACGACGACGGCCTCGTGCTGCTCTACGTCGACCGCACCGTCCTCAACGAGTACACGAGTCCCCAGGCCTTCAGCGGCCTCCGGGAGGCGGGACGGAAGGTGTGGTCGCCCTCCTCCGCCCTGATGGTGGTGGACCACGTCAACCCCACGGCCCCGGCGCGGGTGCCGGAGATGGCCGACGCCGGGGCCGCCCTCCAGACCTCCTATTTCGCACGGAACGCCGCCGACTTCGGCATCGAGCTCTTCGACCAGATGAGCCCGGACCAGGGCATCGAGCACGTGGTGATGGCGGAGCAGGGCCGGGTCCTGCCCGGCATGGTGGTGGCCGCGGGCGACAGCCACACCACCACGTACGGCGCCCTGGGGGCCCTCGGCTACGGGATCGGGACCTCCGACATCGAGCACTACCTGGCGACCCAGACCCTGCCCTACCGGCGGCTGAGGACCCTCCGCATCGTCCTCGACGGGGTTCCGGGGCCCGGGGTGACGCCCAAGGACATCATCATGGGCGTCGTCCGGGCCATCGGCGCGGACGGGGCCACGGGCGCGGCGGTGGAGTTCCAGGGCCCGGCCGTGGAGGCCATGAGCGTGGAAGGGCGCATGACCCTCTGCAACATGATCGTGGAGGCCGGGGCGCGGGGCGCCCTGGTGGCCCCGGACGCCCAGGTGCTGGACTACCTGCGGGGCCGTCCCGGCGCGCCCACGGGCGCCCTGTGGGAGGCGGCGGCGGAAGCCTGGCTGGGCCTGCGGTCGGACCCGGACGCCCCCTTCGACCGGGAGGCCCGCCTGGACGTCTCTACCCTCGTCCCCCTGGTCACCTGGGGCACGAGCCCGGACCAGGCGGAGGCCGTGGACGGGGCCGTCCCCGATCCCGCCACGGAACCGGATCCCGTGAAGCGGCGGGGCATGGAGCGGGCCCTGGCCTACATGGGCCTGGCCCCCGGCACGCCGCTGGCCGCCATCCCGGTGTCCCACGCCTTCATCGGCTCCTGCACCAACGCGCGCATCGAGGACCTGCGCTCCGCCGCCCAGGTCCTGCGGGGGCGCCGGGTGGCCCCGGGCGTCCAGGCCATCGTGGTGCCGGGCTCCACCCGGGTCCGGGCCCAGGCCGAGGCGGAAGGGCTGGCGGATATCTTCCGGGCGGCGGGCTTTTCATGGCGCCAGTCCGGCTGTTCCATGTGCCTGGCCATGAACGACGATGTCCTCGGTCCCGGGGACCGCTGCGCCTCCAGCACCAACCGCAATTTCGAGGGGCGCCAGGGACCCGGCGCCCGCACCCACCTCATGAGCCCCGCCATGGTGGCGGCGGCAGCCGTGGCCGGCCGCATCTGCGACGTCCGCGCCCTGGAGGCCTGA
- a CDS encoding LysR family transcriptional regulator, with translation MEFTWLDDFLALAETGHFSRAAERRNLTQPAFSRRIQALEDWVGAPLFHRDARPVALTEAGERFRPAAEEALGALARGRTEAREAGGAAAATLRFAATHALSLTFLPAWLHTLEAEVPLGPVRLMADSMEACERILLAGQAHFLLCHHHDRAPSRLDPVECPFRALGTDVLIPVCAPGPGGAPRFPAVPVGSTPAPHLAYGPESGMGRILAAAALPAALEPVFTSRVATVLVTAALDGRGLAWLPLSLAREHLEARRLVRAGDTSWDVPMEIRIHRAPHVSPAAAAFWARIGGTAQPPA, from the coding sequence ATGGAATTCACCTGGCTCGACGATTTCCTCGCCCTGGCGGAAACGGGCCACTTCTCCCGGGCCGCCGAGCGCAGGAACCTCACCCAGCCGGCCTTCAGCCGACGGATCCAGGCGCTGGAGGACTGGGTGGGCGCGCCCCTCTTCCATCGGGATGCGCGCCCCGTGGCCCTCACGGAGGCCGGGGAGCGCTTCCGGCCCGCCGCGGAGGAGGCGCTGGGCGCCCTGGCCCGGGGGCGGACCGAGGCCCGGGAGGCGGGGGGCGCCGCCGCGGCCACCCTCCGCTTCGCCGCCACCCACGCCCTGAGCCTCACCTTCCTGCCGGCCTGGCTTCACACCCTCGAGGCCGAAGTCCCCCTGGGGCCGGTGCGCCTCATGGCCGACAGCATGGAGGCCTGCGAGCGGATCCTCCTGGCCGGCCAGGCCCACTTCCTCCTCTGCCACCACCACGATCGCGCGCCCTCCCGGCTCGACCCGGTTGAATGCCCCTTCCGGGCGCTGGGGACCGATGTCCTGATCCCGGTCTGCGCCCCGGGGCCCGGCGGCGCCCCGCGCTTCCCGGCGGTTCCGGTCGGGTCCACGCCCGCACCCCACCTGGCCTACGGCCCCGAATCGGGCATGGGGCGCATCCTGGCTGCCGCGGCGCTGCCCGCGGCCCTGGAACCCGTGTTCACCTCCCGGGTCGCCACCGTGCTGGTCACGGCGGCCCTGGATGGCCGCGGCCTCGCCTGGCTCCCCCTCTCCCTGGCGCGGGAGCACCTGGAGGCCAGGCGCCTTGTTCGGGCGGGCGACACCTCCTGGGACGTCCCCATGGAAATCCGCATCCACCGGGCCCCCCACGTGTCCCCCGCCGCGGCGGCCTTCTGGGCCCGTATCGGGGGGACGGCCCAGCCTCCGGCTTGA
- a CDS encoding PAS domain-containing protein, producing MDRRPQPSPDEYRLLVEQSPILIWRAGQDGLCDYFNARWLAFTGRTMDQERGNGWAEGVHPDDLERCVAYYLDHFGRREVFEMEYRLRRHDGAWRWIFDRGAPVFDPATGAFLGYIGSCVDVTERVEAQEALLRAKEQQIRTLQGLLPICMMCKRIKDEDGTWEVLETYISDHSAADFSHGLCPECYPKYLDLALREIGG from the coding sequence ATGGATCGCCGTCCCCAGCCCAGCCCCGACGAGTACCGGCTCCTGGTGGAGCAGTCGCCCATCCTCATCTGGCGGGCCGGACAGGACGGCCTCTGCGACTACTTCAACGCCCGCTGGCTGGCCTTCACCGGCCGGACGATGGACCAGGAACGCGGCAACGGCTGGGCGGAAGGCGTCCATCCCGACGACCTGGAGCGCTGCGTGGCGTACTACCTGGACCACTTCGGGCGGCGGGAGGTCTTCGAAATGGAGTACCGCCTGCGCCGGCACGACGGGGCCTGGCGGTGGATCTTCGACCGCGGCGCCCCGGTCTTCGACCCGGCCACGGGGGCCTTCCTCGGCTACATCGGCTCCTGCGTGGACGTGACCGAGCGGGTCGAGGCCCAGGAGGCCCTCCTCCGGGCCAAGGAGCAGCAGATCCGCACCCTCCAGGGCCTGCTGCCCATCTGCATGATGTGCAAGCGGATCAAGGACGAGGACGGGACCTGGGAGGTCCTGGAGACCTACATTTCGGACCATTCCGCCGCCGACTTCAGCCACGGCCTCTGCCCGGAGTGCTACCCGAAGTACCTGGACCTGGCCCTCCGGGAGATCGGAGGCTGA
- a CDS encoding IS5 family transposase (programmed frameshift), whose translation MPRSFLTDAMWAKLEPLLPPERGGMGRSRHPNRPMVEAILWRHRTGAPWRDLPEEFGPWTSVYTRFEAWTKRGVWQRILEFLRKEADLEWVMLDGTILRAHQPSAGKRGGSGNQALGRSRGGCSTKIHLICDAHGNPLDFLVTPGQAHESRSAEGLLCGWQAEYVFGDRAYDGNPVRKAIEAMGATAVIPPHPRRKNPAAWDSHLYKARHAIEHGFAKLKQFRALATRFDKTARSFSAQVALACIVIWLRL comes from the exons ATGCCGAGAAGTTTCCTGACCGATGCCATGTGGGCAAAGCTTGAACCGCTCCTTCCGCCAGAGCGTGGAGGGATGGGGCGATCCCGTCACCCCAACCGTCCCATGGTGGAGGCGATCCTGTGGAGGCACAGGACTGGGGCGCCGTGGAGGGACCTGCCGGAGGAATTTGGACCTTGGACAAGCGTGTACACGCGATTTGAGGCCTGGACCAAGCGCGGCGTGTGGCAAAGGATCCTGGAGTTCCTGCGCAAGGAAGCCGACCTGGAGTGGGTCATGCTGGATGGCACCATCCTTCGCGCTCATCAACCTTCAGCAGGCAAAAGGGGGGGCTCTG GGAACCAGGCGCTCGGACGATCTCGGGGTGGATGCTCGACCAAGATCCATTTGATCTGCGATGCCCACGGTAATCCTTTGGATTTCCTGGTCACTCCGGGGCAAGCCCATGAAAGCCGGTCTGCTGAAGGATTGCTGTGCGGTTGGCAGGCAGAGTACGTGTTCGGAGATCGGGCCTACGATGGGAACCCGGTAAGGAAGGCGATCGAGGCCATGGGTGCGACAGCCGTCATCCCACCTCATCCCCGGCGCAAGAATCCGGCGGCCTGGGACTCACACCTATACAAGGCCCGCCATGCCATCGAGCATGGGTTCGCCAAGCTCAAACAGTTCAGGGCGCTGGCCACCAGGTTCGACAAAACGGCGCGAAGTTTCTCAGCCCAGGTGGCTTTGGCCTGCATCGTGATCTGGCTGAGGCTATGA
- a CDS encoding isochorismatase family protein, translating to MSLLDPARSILVVIDLQGKLVHMVHRPSRVLETSRRLLKLADLFQVPVILTEQYPKGIGPTEAGLRDLFEGLTTPRFHLEKTAFGCCGDPSFESLLAQARPGLEPARRQVVIAGIEAHVCVLQTVLELLASGHEVHVCWDAVSGRGEEHRRHALERMATAGATLTNHESVAFEWARTKDHPAFKALSALLKEGQPE from the coding sequence ATGTCCCTGCTCGATCCCGCCCGCAGCATCCTCGTCGTCATCGACCTCCAGGGGAAGCTCGTCCACATGGTCCACCGCCCCTCGCGGGTGCTGGAGACCTCGCGCCGCCTGCTGAAGCTGGCCGACCTCTTCCAGGTGCCAGTGATCCTCACGGAGCAGTATCCCAAGGGGATCGGGCCCACGGAGGCGGGCCTCCGCGACCTGTTCGAGGGCCTGACGACGCCCCGGTTCCACCTGGAGAAGACGGCCTTCGGGTGCTGCGGGGATCCGTCCTTCGAAAGCCTCCTCGCCCAGGCCCGGCCCGGGCTGGAGCCCGCCCGCAGGCAGGTGGTCATCGCGGGCATCGAGGCCCATGTGTGCGTGCTCCAGACGGTGCTGGAGCTGCTGGCTTCCGGCCATGAGGTCCACGTGTGCTGGGACGCGGTCAGCGGCCGCGGCGAGGAGCACCGGCGCCACGCCCTGGAGCGCATGGCCACCGCCGGCGCCACCCTCACCAACCATGAATCCGTGGCCTTCGAGTGGGCCCGGACCAAGGATCACCCCGCCTTCAAGGCCCTGTCCGCCCTCCTGAAGGAAGGCCAGCCCGAGTAA
- a CDS encoding FUSC family protein, translating to MDMGSQAGRFAAREWMDPSATRALRATAAFMLPLVLVPLGLLRVNDAVMASFAGHAVLCLDVKGAYALRLLLLGGLSVVFTGSTWLGAMVAPDVRLAVLATGLIALGAGAWRHGLGEYGPPAASTSALLFFLGLGSAGPADPPLRLAAATLAGCVGGIAVLAASWPFLAQHPLRRPVALCWTALSALAEALPPVEGGDPVQRQVKIQAAEHGLREALDQAKQVLEGARGGSARPMVKELEALRRTAAELAVRLVALHPTLDRLLEPPGPGPLAAGFSAFLGSLVNLGRSVGLATVSHQSGHLSRFEVRLMRLERLTQVLRKRAAARLGGTPEGAHLDRVLGDILDLLPETRTRLRSAMERAQERGPISFELFDLKAWALRPLASALNFSLQVDPALVRYTFRLAALMMPMTFAWQHWNLPHGFWMPLCVMVVIQPDYGATRMRATQRAVGTLAGCATGSLLLWLRLPLPLLLAATALTCWAFTFFLKRDYKTAVFFITLLVVLQFQAAGPVTLTLTLQRIGLTMAGCLMALVGALAFWPMWERDRFPPLLAEALRTHAFFADLLCRGLAGTPDIAPATVLKVKRRCQRANSLVFSSLNRMAGDPEVKQEGIERAAALANHTQRLARALSVAAVHFAPGVPPIPGLEATARAISGALEALAAAVEGDPSRLEDARTAVAVLDLPRPADPHAAWAAAQIALAVNELDAMLVAGV from the coding sequence ATGGACATGGGCAGTCAGGCCGGGCGCTTCGCGGCCCGGGAGTGGATGGATCCGTCGGCGACCCGGGCGCTGAGGGCGACCGCTGCCTTCATGCTGCCCCTGGTCCTGGTGCCCCTGGGCCTCCTCCGGGTGAACGACGCCGTGATGGCCTCCTTCGCCGGCCATGCGGTCCTCTGCCTGGACGTGAAGGGCGCCTATGCCTTGCGCCTCCTGCTCCTGGGCGGCCTGTCCGTGGTGTTCACGGGCTCCACCTGGCTGGGGGCGATGGTGGCGCCGGACGTGCGCCTGGCGGTCCTGGCCACGGGCCTCATCGCCCTGGGAGCGGGGGCCTGGCGCCACGGCCTGGGCGAATACGGGCCCCCGGCCGCCTCCACCTCGGCCCTGCTCTTCTTCCTGGGCCTCGGATCGGCCGGCCCCGCCGATCCCCCCCTGCGCCTGGCGGCGGCCACCCTGGCCGGGTGTGTGGGCGGGATCGCCGTCCTGGCCGCCTCCTGGCCCTTCCTCGCCCAGCATCCCCTCCGACGCCCCGTGGCCCTCTGCTGGACGGCCCTCAGCGCCCTGGCCGAGGCGCTCCCGCCCGTGGAGGGGGGCGACCCCGTCCAGCGGCAGGTCAAGATCCAGGCGGCGGAGCACGGGCTCCGGGAGGCCCTGGACCAGGCGAAGCAGGTGCTGGAGGGGGCCAGGGGCGGCTCGGCCCGGCCCATGGTCAAGGAACTGGAGGCCCTCCGGCGGACGGCGGCTGAATTGGCCGTCCGGCTCGTGGCCCTCCACCCCACCCTCGACCGGCTCCTGGAACCCCCCGGCCCGGGCCCCCTCGCGGCGGGGTTCTCCGCCTTCCTGGGCTCCCTGGTGAACCTCGGCCGCTCCGTGGGCCTGGCCACCGTCTCCCATCAGAGCGGCCACCTCTCCCGGTTCGAGGTCCGCCTCATGCGGCTCGAGCGACTCACCCAGGTGCTGCGGAAGCGGGCCGCGGCCCGGCTGGGCGGGACCCCCGAGGGGGCCCACCTGGACCGGGTCCTGGGGGACATCCTGGACCTCCTTCCCGAGACCCGGACGCGCCTGCGCTCGGCCATGGAGCGCGCCCAGGAGCGGGGCCCCATCTCCTTCGAACTCTTCGACCTCAAGGCCTGGGCCCTGCGCCCCCTGGCCTCCGCCCTCAACTTCAGCCTCCAGGTGGATCCGGCCCTCGTGCGCTACACCTTCCGCCTGGCGGCCCTGATGATGCCCATGACCTTCGCCTGGCAGCACTGGAACCTTCCCCACGGATTCTGGATGCCCCTGTGCGTCATGGTGGTCATCCAGCCCGACTACGGCGCCACGCGGATGCGGGCGACTCAGCGCGCCGTGGGGACCCTCGCCGGGTGTGCGACCGGCAGCCTCCTGCTTTGGCTGCGCCTGCCCCTGCCGCTCCTCCTGGCGGCCACGGCCCTCACTTGCTGGGCCTTCACCTTCTTCCTCAAGCGCGACTACAAGACGGCCGTCTTCTTCATCACCCTCCTGGTGGTGCTCCAGTTCCAGGCCGCCGGTCCCGTGACCCTCACCCTGACCCTCCAGCGCATCGGCCTCACCATGGCCGGCTGTCTCATGGCCCTCGTGGGCGCCCTGGCCTTCTGGCCCATGTGGGAGCGCGACCGCTTCCCGCCCCTCCTGGCGGAGGCCCTGCGAACCCACGCCTTCTTCGCGGACCTGCTCTGCCGGGGGCTGGCGGGGACGCCCGACATCGCACCGGCCACGGTGCTGAAGGTGAAGCGGCGGTGTCAGCGGGCCAACAGCCTCGTGTTCTCCAGCCTGAACCGCATGGCCGGCGATCCGGAGGTGAAGCAGGAGGGCATCGAACGGGCCGCCGCCCTCGCCAACCACACCCAGCGGCTGGCCCGGGCCCTCAGCGTGGCCGCCGTCCACTTCGCCCCCGGGGTGCCGCCCATCCCCGGGCTGGAGGCTACCGCCCGGGCGATCTCGGGGGCCCTGGAGGCCCTGGCCGCCGCCGTGGAGGGGGATCCCAGCCGCCTGGAAGACGCACGCACGGCTGTGGCCGTCCTGGACCTGCCCCGTCCCGCCGATCCCCATGCCGCCTGGGCCGCCGCCCAGATCGCCCTGGCCGTCAACGAGCTGGACGCCATGCTGGTGGCCGGGGTCTGA
- a CDS encoding sensor histidine kinase, producing the protein MTDAAPPSPAPATAPWTRITLLAGLWLASATGVEALTHHPEWGRAAVLVDDGTRAVLAWAAFQGLSARARLAPRAFGPFLRAFAWAMAILGATTVYLIVTHDLLRLPAPIPTLRHGGYMAATCVLALGLLRLPVVSLLATHRLQAFLDGLLISASIFFIAWATCLHRLVAEHGATGSLYALTLVHPFLSTALGAIWVVQEHRIHDGRLGLPGSFVRWGLAILVAWWPLYAVGNIQGWYRTLGPSERMDAFFGLGLLCFAFAGLWPLRPQVEEAPSRNRRHATLLPYALAAVAMGFAAWLYVSGHPYDPVMVATGALMALVLTFRQFLAVRDLNALSRTLETRVAERTAELAHSQQELLRSQRARLVAAMAAGFSHDFKNLLGIIRNWAERLSEEATTPDQERGLRTIQDATDRALGLVQDILAAGRVQDLAPRTFDLGDFLRERSGRLEGMLGGRGRLALDLEAGELPVHMDPDKLDLALANLASNAADAMASRGTLTLRARRDPVEAFSILEVADDGSGIPAGDLERIFEPFFTTKAIGKGTGLGLSSVQGTVLQSGGTMTVRSVVGAGTVFTLRLPQVPA; encoded by the coding sequence ATGACGGACGCCGCCCCCCCCTCCCCGGCGCCGGCCACCGCCCCCTGGACGCGGATCACCCTGCTGGCGGGGCTCTGGCTGGCCTCGGCGACCGGGGTGGAGGCCCTGACGCACCACCCGGAGTGGGGCCGCGCCGCGGTCCTCGTGGACGACGGCACCCGGGCCGTCCTGGCCTGGGCCGCCTTCCAGGGCCTGTCGGCCCGGGCCCGGCTGGCCCCGAGGGCCTTCGGCCCCTTCCTGCGCGCCTTCGCCTGGGCCATGGCGATCCTGGGGGCCACGACGGTCTACCTCATCGTCACCCACGATCTCCTGCGCCTGCCGGCGCCCATCCCCACGCTCCGGCACGGGGGCTACATGGCCGCCACCTGCGTGCTGGCCCTGGGGCTGCTGCGCCTGCCCGTGGTCTCCCTCCTGGCCACCCACCGCCTCCAGGCCTTCCTGGACGGGCTCCTGATCAGCGCGTCCATCTTCTTCATCGCCTGGGCCACCTGCCTGCACCGCCTCGTGGCGGAGCACGGGGCCACCGGGAGCCTCTACGCCCTCACCCTCGTCCACCCCTTCCTGTCCACGGCCCTGGGCGCCATCTGGGTCGTCCAGGAACACCGCATCCACGACGGGCGCCTGGGCCTGCCGGGCTCCTTCGTGCGCTGGGGGCTGGCCATCCTCGTCGCCTGGTGGCCCCTCTACGCCGTGGGCAACATCCAGGGGTGGTACCGCACCCTGGGCCCCTCGGAGCGCATGGACGCCTTTTTCGGCCTGGGCCTGCTGTGCTTCGCCTTCGCCGGGCTCTGGCCCCTCCGGCCCCAGGTGGAGGAGGCGCCCTCCCGGAACCGGCGGCACGCCACCCTCCTGCCCTACGCCCTCGCCGCGGTGGCCATGGGGTTCGCCGCGTGGCTGTACGTGTCCGGCCACCCCTACGACCCGGTGATGGTGGCGACGGGGGCCCTGATGGCCCTGGTGCTCACCTTCCGGCAGTTCCTGGCCGTGCGGGACCTGAACGCCCTCTCCCGCACCCTGGAGACCCGCGTGGCGGAGCGGACCGCGGAGCTCGCCCACAGCCAGCAGGAGCTGCTGCGCTCCCAGCGGGCCCGCCTCGTCGCGGCCATGGCGGCCGGGTTCTCCCACGATTTCAAGAACCTCCTGGGCATCATCCGGAACTGGGCGGAGCGCCTCAGCGAAGAGGCCACCACCCCCGACCAGGAGCGCGGCCTCCGGACCATCCAGGACGCCACGGACCGGGCCCTGGGGCTCGTCCAGGACATCCTCGCCGCGGGCCGGGTCCAGGACCTCGCCCCCCGGACCTTCGACCTGGGCGACTTCCTGCGGGAGCGCTCCGGCCGCCTCGAGGGCATGCTCGGGGGCCGGGGCCGCCTCGCCCTGGACCTGGAGGCCGGGGAGCTCCCCGTCCACATGGATCCGGACAAGCTGGACCTGGCCCTGGCCAACCTGGCCTCCAACGCCGCCGACGCCATGGCGTCCCGGGGCACCCTCACCCTGCGGGCCCGCAGGGACCCGGTGGAGGCCTTCAGCATCCTGGAGGTGGCCGACGACGGCTCCGGCATCCCCGCCGGGGACCTGGAGCGGATCTTCGAGCCCTTCTTCACCACCAAGGCCATCGGCAAGGGCACGGGGCTGGGCCTCTCCAGCGTCCAGGGCACCGTGCTCCAGAGCGGCGGCACCATGACCGTGCGCAGCGTCGTGGGGGCGGGCACCGTCTTCACCCTCCGGCTGCCCCAGGTCCCCGCCTGA
- a CDS encoding electron transfer flavoprotein subunit alpha/FixB family protein: protein MDQVFVFVPGADDSAAELSAAAAALFPGAAPTALVAGHGEALAAAARDAARAFPQVWSFDAPDLAHPDAERLRPLLAKVLPAGACLLLPHGTLAMDLAPGLSVRLGAAYAPDVVGAEGADGSWLRLVRQEFGGQVHARVACDAAQGAVITVRSGAFVPAPAGPGGTVVDRSADIPAVQPRRRFREVVAAPAGDVDIAREEVLVSVGRGIGDQENIALAEELAEAMGAALSCSRPIVDAKWLDKGRQVGTSGQTVRPKVYLALGISGSFQHLGGIKGSPFLVAVNKNPKAPIFQAASVGVVADLLELLPELTDAVRKVK, encoded by the coding sequence ATGGACCAGGTCTTCGTGTTCGTACCCGGCGCCGACGACAGCGCCGCCGAGCTCTCCGCCGCCGCCGCCGCCCTCTTCCCGGGCGCCGCGCCCACGGCCCTCGTGGCGGGCCACGGCGAGGCCCTGGCCGCCGCCGCCCGCGACGCCGCCCGCGCCTTCCCCCAGGTCTGGAGCTTCGACGCGCCGGACCTGGCCCATCCCGACGCCGAGCGCCTCCGCCCCCTGCTGGCCAAGGTCCTCCCGGCCGGCGCCTGCCTGCTCTTGCCCCACGGCACCCTGGCCATGGACCTGGCGCCCGGCCTTTCCGTGCGCCTGGGCGCGGCCTACGCCCCCGACGTGGTGGGGGCCGAGGGCGCGGACGGGTCCTGGCTGCGCCTGGTGCGCCAGGAGTTCGGGGGCCAGGTCCACGCCCGGGTCGCCTGCGACGCCGCCCAGGGGGCCGTCATCACCGTGCGGTCCGGCGCCTTCGTGCCGGCCCCGGCCGGACCCGGCGGCACGGTCGTCGACCGCTCCGCCGACATCCCGGCCGTCCAGCCCCGCCGGCGCTTCCGGGAGGTGGTGGCGGCGCCCGCGGGCGACGTGGACATCGCCCGGGAGGAGGTGCTCGTCTCCGTGGGCCGGGGGATTGGCGACCAGGAGAACATCGCGCTGGCGGAGGAACTGGCGGAGGCCATGGGCGCCGCCCTGTCCTGCTCCAGGCCCATCGTGGACGCCAAGTGGCTGGACAAGGGCCGGCAGGTGGGCACCTCCGGCCAGACGGTCCGCCCCAAGGTCTACCTGGCCCTGGGCATCAGCGGCTCCTTCCAGCACCTGGGCGGCATCAAGGGGAGTCCCTTCCTCGTGGCCGTCAACAAGAACCCCAAGGCGCCCATCTTCCAGGCCGCCTCCGTCGGGGTGGTGGCCGACCTGCTCGAGCTGCTGCCGGAACTCACCGATGCGGTCCGGAAGGTGAAGTAG
- a CDS encoding electron transfer flavoprotein subunit beta/FixA family protein — MEILVCVKRVPDPAENEIAVEGGGIRRDDLVYAVNEWDNYAVEEALRIVEREGGSVTVATVGGPEADETLRREMAMGAEKALLLSDPAFADADGLGVARILAAAVRKGAYDLVLTGAMADDGAAQVGGMLAELLDWPFASLVNRVEGAGPLRIGREIEGGAQEVSDIDLPCVLSVQTGINEPRYVGLRGIRKVASAEIPVLDAAALGVEPAAPRVRRLAYFVPETGPGAELLEGGIPEVAARLAGILKAKGGIK, encoded by the coding sequence ATGGAGATCCTGGTCTGCGTGAAACGCGTTCCCGATCCCGCCGAGAACGAGATCGCCGTGGAGGGCGGGGGCATCCGGCGCGACGACCTCGTCTACGCCGTCAACGAATGGGACAACTACGCCGTGGAGGAGGCCCTGCGCATCGTGGAGCGGGAGGGCGGGAGCGTCACGGTCGCCACCGTGGGCGGGCCCGAAGCCGACGAGACCCTCCGCCGGGAGATGGCCATGGGGGCCGAGAAGGCCCTGCTCCTGTCGGATCCGGCCTTCGCGGACGCGGACGGGCTCGGCGTCGCCCGGATCCTGGCCGCCGCGGTGCGGAAGGGCGCCTACGACCTGGTCCTCACGGGGGCCATGGCCGACGACGGCGCGGCCCAGGTGGGCGGCATGCTCGCCGAACTGCTGGATTGGCCCTTCGCGTCCCTGGTCAATCGCGTGGAGGGCGCCGGCCCCCTGCGCATCGGACGGGAGATCGAGGGCGGGGCCCAGGAGGTCTCCGACATCGACCTGCCCTGCGTCCTCTCCGTCCAGACGGGCATCAACGAGCCCCGTTACGTGGGCCTCCGGGGCATCCGCAAGGTGGCCTCGGCCGAGATCCCCGTGCTGGACGCCGCGGCCCTGGGTGTCGAGCCAGCCGCCCCCCGGGTGCGCCGCCTCGCCTACTTCGTCCCGGAGACGGGCCCCGGGGCCGAACTGCTCGAGGGCGGCATCCCGGAGGTCGCGGCCCGCCTCGCCGGAATCCTCAAGGCCAAGGGAGGGATCAAGTGA